In Humulus lupulus chromosome 6, drHumLupu1.1, whole genome shotgun sequence, a single genomic region encodes these proteins:
- the LOC133782114 gene encoding uncharacterized protein LOC133782114, whose product MRRRSIWAWVVAIVCFVVLMIVTPTIPQSQEYHDFADQRRFFGIPNALNVISNFPFLVIGIIGLVLCYYRNYFRLSLEGELLGWTFFYIGVAAVAFGSSYYHLEPNDARLVWDRLPMTIAFTSIMAIFIIERIDERKGTLSIIPLLLAGLFSILYWRFFDDLRPYALVQFVPCIVIPLMAILLPPMYTHSTYWLWAAGFYLLAKVEEACDKVIYGWTHDIVSGHTLKHLCAAMVPVFLTLMLAKRTIETDRKSLLKTWKVSWTKVKVNGNQQEVTYSSVSAVESQA is encoded by the exons ATGAGGAGAAGAAGCATATGGGCATGGGTAGTTGCTATCGTCTGCTTCGTAGTGCTAATGATCGTCACTCCAACCATACCACAGTCTCAAGAATACCATGATTTCGCCGATCAACGTCGATTCTTCG GAATTCCTAATGCACTTAACGTGATTTCAAATTTCCCGTTCCTTGTTATTGGTATCATTGGACTGGTGCTTTGCTATTACCGGAATTATTTTAGGCTTAG CTTGGAAGGTGAGCTTTTGGGCTGGACATTTTTCTATATAGGTGTTGCTGCTGTTGCTTTTGGATCTTCATACTACCATCTAGAACCAAATGATGCTCGTCTTGTGTGGGATCGCCTGCCG ATGACTATTGCATTCACTTCGATCATGGCAATCTTTATCATTGAAAGGATTGATGAGCGAAAAGGAACACTATCTATCATACCACTACTTTTGGCTGGTCTATTTAGTATATTGTACTGGAG GTTTTTTGATGACCTTCGACCATATGCTCTGGTCCAGTTTGTTCCTTGCATTGTCATTCCTTTGATGGCTATCCTGTTGCCTCCAATGTACACACACTCGACGTACTGGCTTTGGGCAGCAG GATTTTATCTTTTGGCAAAGGTGGAAGAAGCTTGTGATAAGGTCATTTATGGTTGGACACATGACATTGTTAGTGGGCATACACTTAAGCATTTATGTGCAGCAATGGTTCCTGTTTTCCTGACACTCATGCTTGCAAAGAGGACTATTGAAACAGACAG GAAAAGTTTACTGAAGACATGGAAGGTTTCTTGGACAAAAGTTAAAGTCAATGGGAACCAGCAAGAGGTAACTTACAGCTCTGTATCAGCTGTGGAATCACAAGCATAG
- the LOC133783992 gene encoding F-box protein FBW2-like translates to MEKSFEAWKELIPEALEQIFRGLSVQEKLVVIPSVCKSWGRMVNVPYCWEEIEIEGWKYYSKPQTFNLLLQLILRRSSGKLCSLSITALANDPNFLSLIADYSQSLKTLKLPRSWISDSTMLGVAARFSTVTYLDVSHCGNISADGLKAIGKNCRNLTRLDRTLEEFLSHSRHLDEEASAIAATMPKLKHLEIGYMHISNNGLLKILSGCPDLELLDIRGCQQVKLDQTFVKKISYLKVFGP, encoded by the exons atGGAGAAAAGTTTTGAAGCATGGAAGGAGCTAATACCAGAAGCACTTGAGCAAATTTTCAGGGGTTTGTCTGTACAAGAAAAGTTGGTGGTGATTCCAAGTGTTTGCAAATCATGGGGTAGAATGGTGAATGTGCCTTATTGTTGGGAAGAGATTGAAATTGAGGGTTGGAAGTATTACTCTAAGCCTCAAACCTTTAATTTGCTTCTTCAATTGATTCTAAGAAGAAGCTCAGGCAAACTATGCAGTCTCTCTATTACAGCTCTAGCCAATGACCCAAACTTCTTGTCCTTAATTGCTGACTA TTCACAATCACTCAAGACATTGAAGTTGCCAAGAAGTTGGATAAGTGATTCTACAATGCTAGGTGTTGCTGCAAGATTCTCTACTGTTACATATTTGGATGTGAGCCATTGTGGAAATATTAGCGCCGATGGACTCAAGGCAATTGGCAAGAATTGTAGGAATCTTACAAGACTAGACAGAACTCTAGAAGAGTTTTTATCTCATTCAAGACACTTAGATGAAGAGGCATCTGCCATAGCAGCCACAATGCCTAAGCTTAAGCACCTTGAAATTGGCTATATGCATATTAGTAATAATGGTTTGCTTAAGATTCTCTCTGGCTGCCCTGACCTTGAACTATTAGACATTCGAGGGTGTCAACAAGTGAAACTCGACCAAACTTTTGTTAAGAAAATCTCATATTTGAAAGTATTTGGACCGTAA